A single Anopheles arabiensis isolate DONGOLA chromosome 2, AaraD3, whole genome shotgun sequence DNA region contains:
- the LOC120897258 gene encoding trithorax group protein osa isoform X1: MMKRTEDETRGPGSTYQFLDLTDAGQTDAAALMGILYPPSSGSANTAPPPPPPPPGAMGSSRKEELDHQSPPRKDSFSVRMFAPRLATPLPHQNGLNPNARAFDPVPVVILPRPTAMMGIGGGGVGVGSSSKSRSPGKEFAEQLEAAASPLVIASDSAGGGAVVVPPHGGGMVLVPVRKHSLVPIASRPLALPDQPQHPQHPPQQQPVPPSVLLPTAGNVGFMARPSLLPGGGGGPPLRPVPLPIVSATATSSAPPLPTFVNEGNSSAVVVDTEQVLASGEQWIGFAIQPTATSVAAAGGAGGEVGGGEVIARTAVATAVTMPPHTNNPHHLQQQQQQQQQQQQQLGSAANNNQQQQQTGGQQHQQPGPPQSQPHNVGGRGGGGGAGGGGSAGSVTAGADGVGRNADRDNGNQQMQQQAVSVANQHQQQMMQQVYAQIPASAYMQPTPHGMYPVQVLPPTAGPVPNNVFVSNLTANVSVHGYPAISPYLATATPPGAYMPADVGAGPEMQLMPPAPVTMSGRGTMRRGGRNNRGGNNSRSRGGYVPHYVQQHQQQSYHHQQQQQQHQQSYHQALQHQQQQQQQGVMQPLSHHQAGQQAALQHQVQQQQQQQQQQQQQQQQQQQAQQGQGGGGAGQQQTPPTAGSGGGQQGQQQQQQQHPPPQHTPELMHIEAPPMMGGAGAQYGNLHGGFYVIPSMAQHASGAPLFMPAPHMPMYYNPAIHAYQNLIYPPYIPSEYQMYDDGKGDDGGGPHGGQGGGHDDPGVHPGAAMWPQPPPIALDYHPETVEYLPVHEDDGAAGGMLPPGPPPQAIPPPAMGHHVLDPNVPGFTMQMASAPIATMQPPPEEYIMQQQPPPAPQQQQQQQQPHAGAAGSQTQSEDYNGNGGIPVSSNSNTTMHSPVVAAGQHNVVVPGVPPPEDMMGAGGYVHGGAAPQQPMVPAPAEPQQQHGQTMDGAGAQPPMNNNFIVEPQYIQAHPLPPHHMPVQQQQQQQQQVPPEQHYQHIPPPQRAAVNVTEPPPSTNNQPFQMAQQTPVAAAGAVANNLLDANGNDTNNNNSANRKSDIITSPKLVDAVVMTHPAPLPSTVNVATATPSHHQQNEQTTAAAVVQGGMMDGNAGRKQSNSSDVPNQGFLPPQQQQHQQQPPMLGYAAAVASQAPPPRGRAEQQQPDSVKATQDRMEKLTLKEQEHRRTTTTVAAAAAAGTVVGGGASQRTSGAQPVAGQSNAGSGWVNNSGGAGPKKGTASVSVSAIPNKEFPGSVIGHQHKNTSPVPFSTLVGTTATAPPSTVMGSASGKQPHAVAAAAAGPKSFPDHGQRSSGVANSGQSTYASGANSSMSGGPTAVVTPQMESKKVEAIPQRTVATTAAAAAAVTGPAPTAPVGGAVVDTPKQHHQDVVNVPRPAASSISSSTNINTVKSATKAPVIINHPLNIPPPDHPLNIPPPIIVPPPQIPPGGAPPQPNKTWASLFQTSSSSSSSSSAAVASSASSSAALSVSASAVTATSATVSSVPPSAALSTASASGPAAGQSGVASIGTTVATAPHHHATAPVTSTGINFAPPTANRGPAMAASSAPPTAAVGNTPSSIDSSSSSTGAKKPVAKVQPYDRNHQTPATPAVPMSYSSAAASTPASGTTGGSTPTSANAARGKGAQQAALKGAANATAASASTAGDQKDEFSLKFGDFLSGYSIDNTNISMMPRGLINRSNYCYINTILQALIACPPFYHLMRTIRSLPAAKNSKHPKPFIDAMCALANEFSQLPIRSKPQQQQQRGGGDKGKKDDIPEIQVDTPFEPTVIYKMLNGIRSDIFQIEGRQEDAEEFLGCVLNRLNDEMIEFIKFNKTDQGNLNGEEPTNGEVHGEEDADDWMVICKGNKGTVTRTTDFGRSPISDIFRGKLRSRVQRDGVPPTYNIQPFFTLPLDIEKAASVKEALEQLVGRDELEGVTCSKTKQEVAAWQQVTLEELPVVLILHLKCFDYKMDGCTKILKTLDFPIELKIDSKLMSSKGKSYSAKQKQYKLFAVVYHDGKEASKGHYITDVYHTGYASWIRYDDSIVKPVPEYNVLRPRAPRVPYLLYYRRMDTQSHGPNSDRGGDGSTGGGAGSGGGGSGSGRGGSSHSTGGGGNDRHSAHHHSNDHHGRGSSGGGYGGSSGYGNTHGNSGGNHYGSGGHGQSNHSGHYGGNSK; encoded by the exons ATGATGAAGCGTACCGAGGACGAGACGCGCGGCCCCGGTAGCACCTACCAGTTTCTAGATCTCACCGATGCCGGCCAGACCGATGCCGCCGCACTGATGGGCATACTGTATCCTCCATCTTCCGGATCGGCCAATAccgcgccaccaccaccaccaccaccacctggtGCGATGGGGTCCTCAAGGAAGGAGGAGTTGGACCATCAGTCGCCACCCCGAAAAGACTCGTTCTCTGTCCGGATGTTTGCTCCGAGATTGGCGACGCCGCTGCCACATCAGAACGGGTTGAATCCGAACGCCCGTGCGTTCGATCCAGTGCCGGTCGTTATTTTGCCCAGACCGACGGCAATGATGGGTattggtggcggtggtgttggtgttggcaGTTCTTCAAAGTCACGCTCACCTGGGAAAGAGTTTGCCGAACAGCTGGAGGCAGCAGCGTCGCCCCTCGTCATTGCAAGTGACTCGGCGGGAGGAGGTGCTGTAGTGGTACCGCCGCACGGTGGTGGAATGGTGCTCGTACCGGTCCGGAAACACTCCCTAGTTCCTATTGCGAGTCGTCCGCTTGCGCTGCCGGATCAACCCCAGCATCCGCAACatccgccgcagcagcagccggtgcCGCCTTCGGTATTGTTGCCCACCGCCGGTAATGTTGGATTTATGGCCCGACCTTCGCTGCTGccggggggaggaggaggcccACCGCTTCGCCCTGTGCCGCTACCGATCGTCTCGGCCAcagcaacatcatcagcaCCACCGCTGCCGACTTTCG TGAACGAAGGCAACAGTAGCGCGGTCGTCGTCGACACGGAGCAGGTGCTCGCCAGTGGAGAACAGTGGATCGGTTTTGCGATCCAGCCGACGGCCACGAGCGTCGCCGCAGCCGGTGGTGCCGGAGGAGAAGTTGGTGGTGGAGAAGTCATCGCACGGACTGCCGTAGCAACTGCAGTGACTATGCCTCCGCACACCAACAACCCGCATcaccttcagcagcagcagcagcaacaacagcagcagcagcagcagctaggtTCGGCAGCTAACAacaatcaacagcagcagcagacaggagggcagcagcaccagcagcccgGCCCGCCCCAGTCCCAGCCACACAATGTTGGTGGCAGAGGCGGCGGAGGCGGAGCAGGAGGTGGCGGCAGTGCGGGCAGTGTCACTGCCGGCGCGGACGGCGTGGGGCGCAACGCCGACCGGGACAACGGCAATCagcagatgcagcagcaggccgTGTCCGTGGcgaaccagcaccagcagcagatgaTGCAGCAGGTCTACGCACAAATTCCGGCCTCGGCCTACATGCAGCCGACCCCGCACGGCATGTACCCGGTGCAGGTGCTGCCACCGACGGCCGGACCCGTCCCGAACAACGTGTTCGTCAGCAACCTGACCGCGAACGTGAGCGTGCACGGGTACCCGGCGATCTCGCCGTACCTCGCGACGGCCACGCCGCCCGGTGCGTACATGCCGGCGGACGTGGGGGCCGGGCCCGAGATGCAGCTGATGCCGCCGGCACCGGTAACGATGTCGGGGCGCGGTACGATGCGCCGGGGCGGACGGAACAATCGCGGCGGCAACAATTCCCGCTCGCGGGGAGGCTACGTGCCGCATTacgtgcagcagcatcagcaacagtcgtaccaccatcagcagcagcagcagcagcatcagcaaagcTATCACCAAGCGctacagcatcagcagcagcagcagcagcagggtgtGATGCAGCCGCTGTCGCACCATCAAGCAGGGCAACAGGCGGCACTGCAGCATcaggttcagcagcagcagcagcagcagcagcaacagcagcagcaacagcagcagcaacaacaagcccaaCAGGGTCAGGGAGGTGGTGGGGCCGGTCAGCAACAAACTCCACCTACCGCGGGCAGTGGCGGAGGCCAGcaagggcagcagcagcagcagcagcaacatccaCCACCGCAGCACACGCCCGAGCTGATGCACATCGAGGCGCCGCCCATGATGGGTGGCGCTGGCGCACAGTACGGCAACCTGCACGGTGGGTTCTACGTGATTCCATCGATGGCACAGCACGCCTCCGGTGCGCCGCTGTTCATGCCCGCCCCGCACATGCCGATGTACTACAATCCGGCGATCCACGCCTACCAGAACCTGATATACCCGCCGTACATCCCGTCCGAGTATCAGATGTACGACGACGGCAAGGGCGACGACGGTGGCGGACCGCACGGTGGCCAGGGCGGGGGCCATGACGATCCGGGTGTGCATCCCGGGGCCGCCATGTGGCCGCAGCCGCCACCGATCGCGCTCGACTACCATCCCGAGACGGTCGAGTATCTGCCCGTGCACGAGGACGATGGTGCGGCGGGCGGCATGCTGCCGCCGGGGCCGCCACCGCAAGCGATTCCGCCGCCCGCGATGGGCCACCACGTGCTCGATCCCAACGTGCCCGGCTTTACGATGCAGATGGCATCGGCCCCGATCGCCACGATGCAACCGCCGCCGGAGGAGTACAtcatgcagcagcaaccgccaCCGGcgccgcagcaacagcagcagcagcagcagccacatgCTGGGGCCGCTGGCTCGCAGACCCAGAGCGAGGATTACAACGGCAACGGTGGCATCCCGGTGAGCTCCAACTCAAACACAACGATGCACTCGCCGGTCGTGGCCGCCGGGCAGCACAATGTTGTCGTGCCGGGTGTACCACCGCCGGAGGATATGATGGGCGCGGGCGGCTACGTGCATGGCGGCGCTGCCCCGCAACAGCCGATGGTGCCAGCACCGGCTGaaccgcagcaacagcacggaCAGACGATGGACGGTGCTGGAGCACAGCCGCCGATGAACAACAATTTCATCGTCGAGCCACAGTACATTCAAGCCCATCCTCTGCCACCGCATCACATgccagtgcagcagcagcagcagcagcagcagcaggtgccACCGGAACAGCACTATCAGCATATACCGCCCCCTCAAAGGGCCGCTGTGAATG TGACAGAGCCTCCACCATCAACCAACAATCAACCTTTCCAAATGGCCCAACAAacaccggtagcagcagctgGTGCAGTTGCTAACAATCTGCTCGACGCCAACGGCAACGacacgaacaacaacaacagcgctAATCGCAAGTCCGACATCATTACCTCACCGAAGCTGGTCGATGCCGTCGTCATGACGCATCCAGCGCCACTGCCGTCCACTGTAAATGTTGCTACCGCAACACCTTCCCATCATCAGCAGAATGAGCagacgacggcggcggcggtggtgcagGGCGGGATGATGGATGGCAATGCTGGCAGAAAACAATCGAACTCATCCGATGTGCCAAATCAAGGATTCCTACcgccgcaacagcaacagcatcagcaacagccaCCAATGCTAGGATACGCTGCAGCCGTTGCATCGCAGGCACCACCGCCGAGAGGTCGtgcggaacagcagcagcccgacTCGGTGAAGGCCACCCAGGACCGGATGGAGAAGCTGACGCTGAAGGAACAGGAGCACAGGCGCACAACGACGACTgtagcagcggcggcggcggcgggcacggtggttggtggtggagcCTCCCAGCGCACGAGTGGCGCTCAACCGGTGGCAGGACAATCGAATGCGGGAAGCGGTTGGGTGAACAATAGTGGTGGGGCTGGACCGAAGAAGGGTACCGCTTCCGTTTCCGTATCGGCTATACCGAACAAGGAGTTCCCCGGATCGGTGATCGGTCACCAGCACAAGAACACATCACCGGTGCCGTTCAGCACGCTAGTTGGAACTACGGCGACGGCACCGCCATCAACGGTGATGGGTTCGGCTTCCGGAAAGCAGCCAcatgcagtagcagcagcagcagcaggcccgAAATCGTTCCCCGATCATGGCCAGCGCTCATCGGGCGTGGCTAACAGTGGCCAGTCCACGTATGCTAGCGGAGCAAACAGCAGCATGAGTGGCGGACCGACAGCAGTCGTGACGCCCCAGATGGAATCGAAGAAGGTGGAAGCAATTCCCCAGCGGACAGTTGCCacgactgcagcagcagcagcagcagtgaccGGTCCAGCACCGACGGCGCCGGTCGGAGGAGCGGTGGTGGACACGCCGAAGCAACACCACCAAGATGTGGTAAATGTACCCAGGCCCGCCGCTTCCTCCATCTCCTCCTCTACTAACATTAATACGGTAAAGTCCGCGACCAAAGCGCCGGTTATCATTAACCACCCACTTAACATACCGCCACCCGATCATCCATTAAACATTCCACCACCCATCATTGTGCCCCCGCCACAGATACCACCCGGTGGAGCGCCACCGCAACCGAACAAAACCTGGGCGAGCCTGTTCCAaacgtcctcctcctcgtcgtcgtcgtcgtctgctgCGGTGGCGTCGTCCGCGTCTTCGTCCGCCGCATTATCGGTTTCAGCGTCGGCAGTCACAGCGACGTCCGCAACGGTCAGCTCTGTACCACCTTCCGCCGCACTCTCCACGGCTAGCGCCAGCGGACCGGCAGCTGGCCAAAGTGGTGTTGCATCGATCGGTACTACCGTCGCTACTGCACCGCACCATCATGCTACTGCACCAGTCACGTCAACGGGGATAAATTTTGCGCCACCCACTGCTAACCGCGGACCGGCAATGGCTGCTAGTAGTGCACCACCGACCGCCGCTGTAGGAAACACTCCGTCCAGCATCGACTCCTCCTCATCGTCCACCGGTGCAAAAAAACCGGTCGCCAAGGTGCAGCCGTACGATAGAAACCATCAGACGCCCGCGACGCCAGCTGTGCCCATGTCATATTCATCTGCTGCGGCATCCACTCCTGCCAGCGGCACTACGGGCGGCTCCACACCAACGTCGGCAAACGCTGCCAGGGGTAAGGGAGCACAGCAGGCTGCCTTGAAGGGGGCAGCGAACGCAACAGCTGCATCCGCTTCGACCGCCGGCGACCAGAAGGATGAATTTTCATTGAAATTCGGAG ATTTCCTTAGCGGATATAGCATTGATAACACCAACATCAGCATGATGCCACGCGGTCTGATCAATCGGTCTAACTATTGTTACATCAATACCATACTGCAGGCGCTGATAGCATGCCCACCGTTTTACCATCTGATGCGCACAATTCGCTCCCTTCCGGCGGCGAAAAATTCTAAACATCCGAAACCGTTCATCGATGCCAT GTGCGCACTGGCGAACGAGTTCTCGCAGCTTCCGATACGGTCcaaaccgcagcagcagcagcagcgcggtgGTGGCGATAAGGGTAAGAAGGACGACATACCGGAAATACAGGTCGACACGCCGTTCGAACCGACCGTCATCTACAAGATGCTGAATGGCATCCGGTCGGACATATTCCAGATCGAGGGACGGCAGGAAGACGCCGAAGAGTTTCTTGGATGCGTGTTGAATCGTCTAAATGATGAGATGATTGAG TTtataaaattcaacaaaactgATCAAGGCAACTTGAATGGCGAGGAACCGACCAACGGTGAAGTCCATGGTGAGGAGGACGCGGACGATTGGATG GTTATCTGCAAGGGCAACAAGGGCACGGTAACGCGTACAACCGATTTCGGACGTTCACCGATCAGCGACATCTTCCGAGGCAAACTACGATCTCGTGTGCAACGTGACGGTGTTCCTCCGACCTACAACATACAGCCGTTCTTCACGCTTCCCCTTGATATAGAG AAAGCGGCTTCTGTGAAAGAGGCACTAGAACAGTTGGTTGGTCGGGACGAACTGGAGGGTGTGACCTGTTCGAAAACAAAGCAGGAGGTAGCGGCCTGGCAGCAAGTAACGCTGGAGGAGCTGCCTGTCGTACTTATACTGCATCTGAAGTGCTTCGACTATAAAATGGATGGCTGTACGAAGATTCTGAAAACCTTGGACTTCCCGATTGAATTGAAGATCGATTCGA AATTGATGTCCTCGAAGGGTAAGAGCTACTCAGCCAAGCAGAAGCAGTACAAGCTGTTTGCCGTGGTGTACCACGATGGTAAGGAAGCGTCGAAAGGACACTACATTACCGATGTGTACCATACCGGCTATGCCAGCTGGATTCGGTATGACGACAGTATCGTTAAACCGGTACCGGAGTACAACGTGTTGCGTCCGCGCGCACCGCGCGTACCCTATCTGCTGTACTACCGTCGAATGGACACGCAGAGCCATGGTCCGAACAGTGACCGCGGTGGTGATGGCAGTACCGGAGGCGGtgctggtagtggtggtggtggtagcggcAGTGGTCGTGGAGGTTCATCTCACTCCACCGGTGGCGGTGGAAATGATCGGCACAGTGCGCATCATCACAGTAACGATCATCATGGTCGTGGATCGAGTGGTGGCGGATACGGTGGTAGCAGTGGCTACGGAAATACGCACGGCAACAGTGGCGGCAATCATTACGGAAGTGGGGGTCATGGGCAGAGTAACCATAGTGGCCATTATGGTGGCAACTCCaagtaa